The Streptosporangium album genome segment CGGTGTGTATGCCGATCTGGCGGCTCTCGCGGCCGGTACGGCGGTGCCGGACGTGATGTTCTTCTCCGGGCTGGGCGAGCCCGGCGAGGACGTGCCCGCGGCTGTCAGGTCGGTGACGGGCCGGGTGCTGGCGGTGGTGCAGGAGTGGCTGGCCGGGGAGCGGTTCGCTGCGTCGAAGCTGGTGGTGGTGACCCGGGGTGCGGTGTCGGTCGCGGGTGAGGACGTCACCGATCTGGCCGGTGCGGCGGTGTGGGGTCTGATCCGGGCGGCACAGGAGGAGAACCCCGGCCGCTTCGTGCTCGTCGACTTGGACGGGCAGGGCCTGTCGGCCGACGCGGTGCTTGCGGCGGTGGCCGAGGGCGAGCCGGAGCTGGCGGTCCGTGAGGGTGAGATCCGGGTCCCCCGGCTGGTGCGGGTGGTGCCAGGGCCGGAAGCCGGTCCGGTGTGGAGTGCTGAGGGCACGGTGCTGGTGACCGGTGGCACGGGTGGTCTGGGTGCTCTGGTGGCGCGGCATCTGGTTGTCGAGCATGGGGTGCGGCGGTTGGTGCTGACCAGCCGCCGGGGCCCGGACGCTCCCGGGGCCGCCGGCCTGTGTGAGGAGCTGGCCGGGCTGGGCGCGCGGGTGCGGGTCGTGGCCTGTGACGTGGCCGACCGGGAGGCGCTGGCCGGGCTGCTGGCCGGTGTCTCCGGCCTGTCCGGGATCGTGCACACCGCCGGGGTGCTGGACGACGGGGTGATCGGATCGATGACGCCCGAGCGGATGGACGCGGTGCTGCGGCCGAAGGTGGACGCGGCCTGGCATCTGCACGAGCTGACCCGTGACCTGGACCTGGACGCGTTCGTGTTGTTCTCCTCGGTCGCGGGTGTCCTCGGCGCTCCCGGCCAGGCCAACTACGGCACCGCGAACGCCTTCCTGGACGCGCTGGCCGTCCACCGCAGGGCGCGGGGTCTGGTGGCGACCTCGCTGGCCTGGGGCCTGTGGACCGGGACCGGCATGGGCGGCGAACTGGACGAGGCCGATGTGGCACGGATGGCCCGGTCAGGCCTGGCGGGACTCTCCTCCGGCGAGGGGCTGGCGCTGTTCGACACCGGCCTGGCCGGCGGCGAGCCGGTCCTGCTGCCGATGCGGCTGGACTCCGCGGGACTGCGGGCACAGGGCGAGTCCCTGCCACCCCTCTTCCGGGAGCTGGTACGCGCCCCCGTCCGGCGGGCGGCCGCAGCCGGCGGCTCCTCTCTCGGCGGGCCCACGCTGGAGCAGCTGGTGGCCGGACTGCCGGAGACCGAACGCGACCGCGTGCTGCTGACCCTCGTGCGCACGCATGTCGCGGCGGTGCTCGGCCACGGCGGCCCGGAGTCGATCGGACCGGACAAGGGCTTCCTCGAGCTGGGCCTTGACTCGCTGGCCGCGCTCGAACTCCGTAACCGGTTGAGCGCGGTCGCGGGCTGGCGCCTGCCGGCCACGTTGATCTTCGACCATCCGACCCCCCGCGCGGTCGTGGACTACCTCCGGTCGGAGCTGGACGGGGAGCAGACGGCGCTCTCGCTGGACATGGAGCTGGCGAAGCTGGAGTCCGCGATGGCCGCCGCGACGCCGGACGAGGCCGAGTTCGCTCGGATCGCGGCTCGCCTGCGGGTACTGACCTCGAAATGGACTGAGATCCACCGTCCGGTGGAGGAGGCCGACTCCGAGCGGGAGCTGAAGTCGGCCACCGCCAGCGAGCTGTTCGACATGCTCGACAACGAGCTTGAGGCGTCCGGCCAGTAGCCCGGACCATGACACATGAACGCCCCCTGGCCGGGATCGGCAGGGGGCGTTCATGTGTCGCGGGTGCTCAGGCGGAGCGCGACCGGGGGGAGCGCGCCGAGAAGACGGGTGTCGGCATGACGATCGCGGTGAGGATGAGACCCTGGCTGACCAGCCAGCGTCCGGAGAAGCCGGTGAGCCTGCGGCCGTGGACCTGCGGTCCGCCGACCAGCAGCCGCGCGGAGAAGGTGCCTCGCAGGGGATCTATGGTGATCAGGGCGTTCTCGAAACTGAGCCACTGGTTCGTCAGGGGAAACCATGCCTTGTACACCGACTCCTTGGCGCTGAAGAGCAGGCGGTCCCAATGGATGCCCGGATGGGCGCGCAGGAGCTCGTGGATCTCCTCCTGCTCCTTCGGCAGGGCGATCGCCGCCAGCACGCCATTGGGCAACGTCTCGTTGGGCTCGGCGTCGATGCCGACGGCGCTGACGTCCTCGGGCTCGCCGAGCACGGCTCCGCGATAGCCGGCGCAATGAGTGATGCTGCCGACGACTCCGGCCGGCCACTGAGGCTCGCCCCGAGCCCCCGGCAGAATCGGCACCGGGGCCCTGCCGAGCATCCGCAGGGCCTTCCTGGCGCACAGCCGTGCCGTGGTGAACTCCCTGCGGCGCTTGTCGACCGCCCGCCCTATCACCGCTTCCTCCTCGGGGAACAGCGTCCCGTCCAGAACGTCATCGAAGGCGTCGGCCGACACTACGGAAGAAGGCAGAATTATCTCAATCATGAGATTCCCCTGGTTGGGAGCACAAGATTGCCGGTAACCGTCCACCGGGTTCATCGACAGTGGTCACATAGGGATCGTATGTGCGGGGCAAACGGCGGAGAATAATCCGGACGGATGTCACGGGGCTGCCGGACCTGCCTAAGGGGAGTAGGTGGACGGCTAGGGGATGGCCGGTGCCCCGGTCTCCGGCCTCGGCCCGTGGAGAATCGCCGTCCGGCCATTCACATGCTCGTCGATCGGTGGTGCGGGCCATACCCCCTAAACACCCCTGTCAGCTCTCCGAGTCGCGCAACTTCTCGGTGAGCCGCTTCCTCATCTGCCCGGCCACCGGAGGGCCGATCTCGTCGGTCAGGGCGAGCGCCTGGACCAGCGCGTCGTGTGCCGCGTCGTTGTCCCCGCCGGCCAGATACGCGGTGTTGAGCAGGATGAGGGTGCGGGCCTCGTGAACCGGGACCCGTATCCGCTGGAAGAGGGCCAGGGCGTGCTGGAACTGCGTCACCGCCTGCGCGGGGTCGGCGTTCGAGAGGGCCAGTTCGCCCAGTCCGACCAGCACCCGTGCCTCCGCGAGGCGCTGGTTGGACGTGCTGGCCAGCATCAGGGAGTGGCGTAACGCGGCGTCCGCCTCGGCGAGCTTGCCCTGGCGCAACCGCGCGACGCCCAATCCGTGCAGCGTGTACGCCTCCCCCGTGGAGTCGCCGATGTCCCTGACCACCTCCAGTGCCTCCTCGAACGCCTGCGCCGCGAGAGCGGGTTCCTCAGCCTGGAGGTGGGTGTGGCCCATCCGGCTCAGGACCTGGGCCCGCACCCTTCTGCTGCCGCCGCTCTCGCTGAGGCGCAGTGCCTCCGACAGCAGGTGCTTGGCGCCGTCGAAGTCGTCGAGCTCGAGCCTGAGCTGGGCCAGGTTGTGGAGCGTGTAGGCGGCGGCGGCATTGTCGCCGACGTCGCGGAATATCTTCAGCGCCCATTCGTAGTGGGCGGCCGCCTCCTCGAAGTGACCGCTCAACCGTTCCAGGAACCCGATGTTGCGGACGGTCAGGGCGATCCCTCTGGCATCGTCGACCTCCCGGAACAGCCTGAGCGCCAGGTCGAATTCGCGTCGTGCGTCCTCGAAGCGCTGCTCGGTGATCGCCAGAGAGCCCATCGAGTGGAGCACCGCCGCCTGGCCGCGCTTGTCCTGGGCCTGTCGGCCGGCCGCCAGCGCGATCTCGTGGGTCTCCCGCCAGTCGTCGAGGTAGACCCGCGCCTCGAAGAACGCCACCACGTTGATCGTGAGCCCCCAGCAGAGCTCGACGAAGCCCGCCTGCGCCGCCTGCCGGATGCCGGAGACCAGGATCAGGCGTTCGCGCTCGAACCAGGTGAGCGGCACCTCTATGAGCCGGTCGACCAGCTCCCCGGGCAGCGACCACAGGGCGGCCTCGGTGCTGAGCAGGGTCTCGGGACCGTACTCTCGGCGACGGGCCGCCTCCGCGAGGAAGAGCAGGCCGCCGAGCGCGCGGGCCAGTGCCGCGCTCCGCTCGGTGGCGGACTCCTCCGCGGCGAGACGTTCCCGGGCGAACACCCGGATGAGGTCGTGGAAGCGGTACTGGGTGTGCACGCCG includes the following:
- a CDS encoding type I polyketide synthase, producing the protein GVYADLAALAAGTAVPDVMFFSGLGEPGEDVPAAVRSVTGRVLAVVQEWLAGERFAASKLVVVTRGAVSVAGEDVTDLAGAAVWGLIRAAQEENPGRFVLVDLDGQGLSADAVLAAVAEGEPELAVREGEIRVPRLVRVVPGPEAGPVWSAEGTVLVTGGTGGLGALVARHLVVEHGVRRLVLTSRRGPDAPGAAGLCEELAGLGARVRVVACDVADREALAGLLAGVSGLSGIVHTAGVLDDGVIGSMTPERMDAVLRPKVDAAWHLHELTRDLDLDAFVLFSSVAGVLGAPGQANYGTANAFLDALAVHRRARGLVATSLAWGLWTGTGMGGELDEADVARMARSGLAGLSSGEGLALFDTGLAGGEPVLLPMRLDSAGLRAQGESLPPLFRELVRAPVRRAAAAGGSSLGGPTLEQLVAGLPETERDRVLLTLVRTHVAAVLGHGGPESIGPDKGFLELGLDSLAALELRNRLSAVAGWRLPATLIFDHPTPRAVVDYLRSELDGEQTALSLDMELAKLESAMAAATPDEAEFARIAARLRVLTSKWTEIHRPVEEADSERELKSATASELFDMLDNELEASGQ
- a CDS encoding 4'-phosphopantetheinyl transferase family protein → MIEIILPSSVVSADAFDDVLDGTLFPEEEAVIGRAVDKRRREFTTARLCARKALRMLGRAPVPILPGARGEPQWPAGVVGSITHCAGYRGAVLGEPEDVSAVGIDAEPNETLPNGVLAAIALPKEQEEIHELLRAHPGIHWDRLLFSAKESVYKAWFPLTNQWLSFENALITIDPLRGTFSARLLVGGPQVHGRRLTGFSGRWLVSQGLILTAIVMPTPVFSARSPRSRSA